The following proteins are co-located in the Chaetodon trifascialis isolate fChaTrf1 chromosome 14, fChaTrf1.hap1, whole genome shotgun sequence genome:
- the dmac2l gene encoding ATP synthase subunit s, mitochondrial, whose protein sequence is MKLLSGAVQFAVAQREWSRRRFWSWLNAVFNKVDYERIKAVGPDRAAAEWLLRCGAKVRFQGFERWHHDYNGLPTGPLGRYKIQAIDATESCIMYRGFDHLDGLKYLEEIKFNKCIYIEDTCLERLSSTENLQESLYMMEVVSCGNVTDKGVIALHRLRNLEYLFLRDLPGISDKHATVDRLQTALPRLEIEMDLD, encoded by the exons ATGAAGCTTTTGTCGGGGGCGGTGCAGTTTGCGGTGGCTCAGAGGGAGTGGAGCCGCAGACGCTTCTGGAGCTGGCTCAATGCAGTCTTTAACAA GGTGGACTATGAGAGGATCAAAGCTGTCGGCCCAGACCGAGCTGCAGCAGAGTGGCTGCTGAGATGTGGTGCCAAGGTGAGGTTTCAAGGTTTCGAGCGCTGGCATCACGACTACAACGGACTGCCAACTGGGCCTCTGGGCAGATACAAGATCCAGGCGATTGATGCCACTGAGTCCTGCATCATGTACAGAGGGTTCGACCACCTGG ATGGTTTGAAATATTTGGAGGAAATCAAGTTCAACAAGTGTATCTACATTGAGGACACGTGTCTGGAGAGGCTGAGCTCCACAGAGAATCTGCAGGAGAGCCTGTACATGATGGAGGTGGTGTCATGTGGAAATGTGACCGATAAAGGCGTCATCGCCCTGCACAGACTCAG GAATCTGGAGTACCTGTTTCTCAGAGATCTCCCTGGGATCAGCGACAAACATGCGACAGtggacagactgcagacagcaCTTCCACGTCTGGAAATCGAAATGGATTTGGACTGA